The genomic interval TCGACGATGCGCGAGAGAAAGAAGGGGGAGAGACTATTTTCAGGCTCCTCGATTGCCAGAAAGGTCAGATGCGTCCGTCGCAGTTTCGCGTGGTCGAAGGCTGCGTCACTAGCAGCGTGCGCGAACACATCCTGTTCGATTTCCAGCGTCGCAGCGGTCAGCGCAATATGGAAGAGCGAACGTTGACCGTCGCTGAGATCTGCCGAAGCGCGCTCCTGACCGGCTTCGTCGGGGTGAAAAGCGAACTCGACCTTGCGAACCAGCTCCTCAAACCGGCTCTCAACAAGGTGCAAAACCGGGGTTGTGTCC from Chloroflexaceae bacterium carries:
- a CDS encoding ATP-binding protein, which translates into the protein ATRDAAPQVTALLQGRLWRAARWSDEFRKASVKNASNIQELFQCEAPVQFIIERFTRRWRQVHAADTDTTPVLHLVESRFEELVRKVEFAFHPDEAGQERASADLSDGQRSLFHIALTAATLEIEQDVFAHAASDAAFDHAKLRRTHLTFLAIEEPENSLSPFFLSRIV